Proteins co-encoded in one Bradyrhizobium sp. 170 genomic window:
- a CDS encoding ATP-binding protein has translation MMNLWKRSLAARFICFTLLSLVLSQAIVFFISWDEHGQTIRKAAKGEILSRCASLARVLEATPPALQTDILSASNTSTARYWISTNGLKDASAWREEAWERLAQPLPRVSFPGHTVPAEARLDFARNNASSGSASSSQWIDLRPEAWPLSRPAKFLYLDDATGMGLAVRLANGAWLNTAFAKPAQDGFWTSKSTLALGLSALSLSIIAVFAARGIAQPLRRLAVAAEALGRGQEIVPLPETGPDDIRRTAEAFNRMQARLHRFVDDRTKMLAAIGHDLRTPLTSLRLRAEFVPDDDVREKMLSTISEIQTMTEATLAFAREDATAENTRTVDLSALVESLCDDLAELGYDVSFSEGQKISYSCRPDALRRACRNLVENAVRYGERARVSVERRADSIEIIVSDDGPGIPDTAKEQVFTPFFRMESSRNRETGGVGLGLSIARSIVRHHGGDIALINQKKGLHAAISLPALDGGPPSISRPVTVAGAKDVINALEPAKPSSVATILQRASKSY, from the coding sequence ATGATGAACTTATGGAAGCGTAGTCTTGCGGCCCGTTTCATCTGTTTCACGCTGCTGTCCCTCGTGCTGTCGCAAGCAATCGTGTTCTTCATTTCGTGGGATGAGCACGGGCAGACGATTCGAAAGGCCGCCAAGGGCGAGATACTCAGCCGGTGCGCTTCGCTCGCCCGAGTGTTGGAGGCCACGCCTCCGGCGCTTCAAACCGATATCCTTAGCGCCAGTAACACCAGTACGGCGAGATATTGGATATCGACCAACGGTCTGAAGGATGCCTCCGCGTGGCGAGAGGAGGCATGGGAGCGTTTGGCTCAGCCATTGCCGCGCGTGTCCTTTCCCGGCCATACCGTGCCGGCCGAAGCGAGACTGGATTTCGCCCGAAATAATGCCAGCAGTGGCAGCGCCTCCTCCTCGCAATGGATCGATTTAAGGCCGGAAGCCTGGCCGCTGTCTCGACCAGCGAAATTTCTTTATCTCGATGACGCCACCGGCATGGGATTGGCCGTCCGGTTGGCGAACGGTGCATGGCTGAACACTGCATTTGCCAAACCCGCGCAAGACGGCTTCTGGACCTCCAAATCCACCCTTGCGCTCGGCCTTTCGGCGTTGTCGTTGTCGATCATTGCCGTATTCGCCGCTCGAGGCATTGCGCAACCGTTGCGCCGCCTGGCCGTGGCGGCCGAAGCCCTCGGCCGTGGTCAGGAGATCGTACCGCTGCCGGAAACCGGCCCCGACGATATCCGACGCACCGCCGAGGCATTCAATCGCATGCAAGCGCGCCTGCACCGTTTCGTCGACGACCGCACCAAAATGCTGGCCGCCATCGGCCATGACCTGCGTACACCCCTGACCTCGCTCCGTTTGCGCGCAGAATTCGTGCCCGACGACGACGTTCGCGAGAAAATGCTCTCCACAATTTCGGAGATCCAGACGATGACGGAGGCAACCCTCGCATTCGCTCGCGAAGATGCAACCGCAGAAAACACGCGGACCGTGGACCTCTCAGCTCTCGTGGAAAGTCTCTGCGACGATCTCGCCGAACTCGGTTATGACGTCTCTTTCTCCGAGGGACAGAAGATCAGCTACAGCTGCCGACCGGACGCACTGCGCCGCGCATGCCGTAACCTCGTCGAAAATGCCGTTCGTTATGGCGAGCGGGCGCGCGTCAGCGTGGAGCGACGAGCAGACAGTATCGAAATCATCGTTTCGGACGATGGACCCGGGATTCCCGATACCGCCAAGGAGCAGGTTTTTACGCCGTTTTTCCGGATGGAGAGTTCGCGGAACCGCGAAACTGGAGGCGTAGGTCTCGGCCTTTCCATTGCCCGGTCTATTGTCCGCCACCACGGCGGAGATATCGCCTTGATCAACCAGAAAAAGGGACTACACGCGGCCATTAGCTTGCCAGCGCTGGATGGCGGGCCGCCTTCCATCAGCCGGCCGGTCACGGTCGCAGGGGCGAAGGACGTCATCAACGCTCTCGAGCCGGCAAAACCTTCGTCGGTGGCCACGATCTTGCAGCGCGCGTCGAAATCATATTGA
- a CDS encoding methyl-accepting chemotaxis protein: MKLTNLKITPKLGILVGVTLLGLCVAGLLAGYLMQREMLNARVEQTRAIVDMARNMALGLQKQVAAGQMTKEAAIAEFSKRGNTLTFDNGNGYVFAYTMDGVAVLAPVPSQIGQNRMDIDTGGRKLVRELRDGVAANGEIMLRYEFRKPGQDDLIRKFSYAVPIPGWNMFVGTGAYLDDLDTKMKPIAAVLGLAILGIALIAGSIAWMIGRSISKPLVQLGTRMQDLAEGRLDGEIPGIGRGDEIGAMAKTVQIFQDNAVRIRGLEQKEAEVQARAEAERRAAMESIASDFERSVTGIVRSVSTAAAGMQTTAQSMTTTASDASARAATVGAASQRSSDNVGTVASAAEELSSSVTEISRQVARSSEIASKAVSDAERTNATVGALSTGAEKIGEVVKLIHSIAAQTNLLALNATIEAARAGDSGRGFAVVASEVKALANQTAKATEEISSQVAAMQASTSEAVASIGGITETISQMSEITVSISTAVEQQGGATREIARNIQSVAAGSNEISTHIGGVTTAAAATGKAASEVLANARELDNQSGALRSAVDEFLGKVRAA; this comes from the coding sequence GTGAAGCTCACCAATCTCAAGATCACCCCCAAGCTCGGCATTCTGGTGGGTGTGACCCTGCTCGGCCTCTGCGTCGCCGGCTTGCTCGCGGGCTATCTGATGCAGCGTGAGATGCTGAATGCGCGGGTCGAGCAGACCAGGGCGATCGTCGACATGGCGCGCAACATGGCGCTCGGCCTGCAGAAGCAGGTTGCCGCGGGCCAGATGACCAAGGAAGCGGCGATTGCCGAGTTCAGCAAGCGCGGCAATACGCTGACCTTCGACAACGGCAACGGCTACGTGTTCGCCTACACGATGGATGGCGTCGCCGTGCTGGCGCCGGTTCCCTCTCAGATCGGCCAGAACCGCATGGACATCGACACGGGCGGCAGGAAGCTGGTGCGCGAACTGCGCGATGGTGTCGCGGCGAACGGCGAAATCATGTTGCGCTATGAATTCCGCAAGCCGGGACAAGACGACCTGATCCGCAAGTTTTCCTACGCTGTTCCGATCCCCGGCTGGAACATGTTCGTCGGCACCGGCGCCTATCTCGACGACCTCGACACCAAGATGAAGCCGATCGCGGCCGTGCTCGGCCTCGCCATTCTCGGTATCGCGCTGATTGCAGGCAGCATCGCCTGGATGATCGGTCGCAGTATTTCCAAGCCGCTCGTTCAGCTTGGCACCCGCATGCAGGACCTGGCCGAGGGCCGTCTGGACGGCGAAATTCCCGGCATCGGCCGCGGCGACGAAATCGGCGCGATGGCCAAGACCGTCCAGATTTTCCAGGACAATGCGGTGCGCATCCGCGGGCTTGAGCAGAAGGAAGCCGAGGTGCAGGCGCGCGCCGAGGCCGAACGGCGGGCGGCGATGGAAAGCATCGCCAGCGATTTCGAACGCAGCGTGACCGGCATCGTGCGCTCGGTGTCGACGGCGGCCGCCGGCATGCAGACCACCGCGCAGTCCATGACCACCACCGCCAGCGACGCCAGCGCGCGGGCTGCGACCGTCGGCGCGGCATCGCAGCGTTCGTCCGACAATGTCGGCACGGTGGCCTCCGCCGCCGAAGAGCTCTCCAGCTCGGTGACCGAGATTTCCCGTCAGGTAGCGCGCTCCAGCGAGATCGCCAGCAAGGCGGTCAGCGACGCCGAACGCACCAACGCCACCGTCGGCGCGCTCTCGACCGGCGCCGAGAAGATCGGTGAAGTCGTCAAGCTGATCCACTCGATCGCAGCTCAAACCAATTTGCTCGCGCTCAACGCCACCATCGAAGCGGCGCGCGCCGGCGATTCCGGCCGCGGCTTCGCGGTCGTGGCGTCGGAAGTGAAGGCGCTCGCCAACCAGACCGCGAAGGCGACCGAGGAAATCTCCTCCCAGGTCGCGGCCATGCAGGCTTCCACCAGCGAAGCCGTGGCCTCGATCGGCGGCATCACCGAAACCATCTCGCAGATGAGCGAGATCACGGTTTCGATCTCGACCGCCGTCGAGCAGCAGGGCGGCGCCACCCGCGAGATCGCCCGCAACATTCAGTCGGTGGCGGCCGGATCGAACGAGATCTCCACCCATATCGGCGGCGTCACCACCGCGGCGGCGGCGACCGGCAAGGCAGCCTCCGAGGTGCTGGCCAACGCCCGCGAACTCGACAACCAGTCCGGCGCGCTGCGCAGCGCGGTCGACGAATTCTTGGGCAAGGTGCGGGCAGCGTAG
- a CDS encoding C-terminal binding protein has translation MPNFKVVTPKGASFTVAGGGYDYEKEALDPIGAEIIEAPANEAEFIAAAKTADAIYAKGMPITKAVIDALENCKVITLGSVGVDSVDVKAATARGIPVTNIPDTFIEEVADHAMMLLLAGFRRLVEQDKMVRTGRWSEGRPALLKIPRLMGQTLGFISFGRVARAVAKRAAPFGLRMMAYDPFIQETLMYDHGVIPSTLNEVLSQSDFVSMHAPARPEVHHMLTEKHFRQMKKSAVFINTGRGATVDEESLIKALQEGWIAHAALDVLEKEPPSHNNPMLSMENVTLTAHVASASARFDEARKRRVGYELSLVLQGMWPVSCVNPSVLQNTALRRWQPVSMDRGPNS, from the coding sequence ATGCCGAATTTCAAGGTGGTGACGCCGAAGGGCGCGAGCTTCACGGTGGCCGGCGGCGGCTACGACTATGAGAAGGAAGCGCTCGACCCGATCGGGGCCGAAATCATCGAGGCGCCGGCCAACGAGGCGGAATTCATCGCCGCCGCAAAGACCGCGGATGCGATCTACGCCAAGGGCATGCCGATCACGAAGGCGGTCATCGACGCGCTCGAAAACTGCAAGGTGATCACGCTCGGCAGCGTTGGCGTCGACTCCGTCGACGTCAAGGCCGCCACCGCCCGCGGCATTCCCGTCACCAACATCCCCGACACCTTCATCGAGGAGGTCGCCGACCATGCCATGATGCTGCTTCTCGCTGGGTTCCGCCGGCTGGTCGAGCAGGACAAGATGGTGCGCACCGGCCGCTGGTCGGAGGGCCGGCCGGCGCTTTTGAAGATCCCGCGGCTGATGGGCCAGACGCTTGGCTTCATCTCGTTCGGCCGGGTGGCGCGCGCGGTCGCCAAGCGCGCCGCCCCGTTCGGACTGCGCATGATGGCCTACGACCCCTTCATCCAGGAAACGCTGATGTACGACCACGGCGTGATCCCCTCGACGCTGAACGAGGTGCTGTCGCAGTCGGATTTCGTCTCGATGCATGCGCCGGCGCGGCCTGAGGTGCATCACATGCTCACCGAGAAGCATTTCCGCCAGATGAAAAAATCCGCCGTCTTCATCAATACCGGCCGCGGCGCCACGGTGGACGAGGAATCGCTGATCAAGGCGCTGCAGGAGGGTTGGATCGCGCATGCCGCGCTGGACGTGCTGGAAAAGGAGCCGCCGTCCCACAACAACCCGATGCTTTCGATGGAAAACGTCACCCTGACCGCGCATGTCGCCTCTGCGTCGGCACGTTTTGACGAGGCGCGCAAGCGCCGCGTAGGCTACGAATTGTCACTGGTCCTGCAGGGGATGTGGCCGGTAAGCTGCGTCAATCCGTCGGTGCTGCAAAACACCGCGCTCCGCCGCTGGCAGCCCGTCAGCATGGATCGCGGCCCGAACAGCTAG
- a CDS encoding extracellular solute-binding protein: MKNDITRRDALALGVSAAALAATGASAQTASAIKAADVPAPKFAIEKGASLRMLRPVRFVQADEDVFRANAKAFSDKTGIEVKVDFVGWEDINQQTAVTSNSGAGPDMIIGFSDAPHIYIDKLVELTDVADYLGKRYGGWLPLAQTYGKRSKSDAWIGLPFGATAGPLIYRKSVLKSVGYDKVPEDHAGILELCQKLQKAGKPAGFALGNAKGDGNGFANWVLWSHNASLLDEEGNIIINSKETIAALKWVKELYPTFIAGTPSWNDVSNNRAYSSQEISLTANGVSLYFSLKNDPATKAIAEDSEHQLLPKGLAKVSPMAGLTLNAMLFKHSQYPNAAKAFLQFMLEKEQYEPWLNANSGYWSQPLVAYADSAVWSGDPKVSIFKDTMKSTYYDGYKGPISTATGAVSADYVLIQMCAAVATGASTPEAAAAEAEQRAKRYFRRQGR, translated from the coding sequence ATGAAGAACGACATCACCCGTCGCGATGCGTTGGCTTTGGGCGTTTCCGCCGCCGCGCTGGCCGCGACCGGCGCGTCTGCCCAAACCGCATCCGCCATCAAGGCCGCCGACGTCCCGGCCCCCAAGTTTGCGATCGAGAAAGGCGCGTCCTTGCGCATGCTGCGCCCGGTCCGTTTCGTGCAGGCCGACGAGGACGTGTTCCGCGCCAACGCAAAAGCCTTCAGCGACAAGACCGGCATCGAGGTCAAGGTCGACTTTGTCGGCTGGGAAGACATCAACCAGCAGACCGCGGTGACCTCGAACTCCGGCGCCGGCCCCGATATGATCATCGGCTTCTCCGATGCGCCGCACATTTATATCGACAAGCTGGTCGAACTGACCGACGTCGCCGACTATCTCGGCAAGCGCTACGGCGGCTGGCTGCCGCTGGCGCAGACCTACGGCAAGCGCAGCAAGAGCGACGCCTGGATCGGATTGCCGTTCGGAGCCACCGCCGGCCCCCTGATCTACCGCAAATCGGTGTTGAAATCGGTCGGCTACGACAAGGTTCCGGAAGACCATGCCGGAATCCTGGAGCTGTGCCAGAAGCTGCAGAAGGCCGGCAAGCCGGCCGGCTTCGCGCTGGGCAATGCCAAGGGCGACGGCAACGGCTTTGCCAACTGGGTGCTGTGGTCGCACAACGCTTCCCTGCTCGATGAAGAGGGTAACATCATCATCAACAGCAAGGAGACCATCGCCGCGCTGAAGTGGGTCAAGGAACTTTACCCGACCTTTATTGCCGGCACGCCGTCGTGGAACGACGTCAGCAACAACCGCGCCTACTCCTCGCAGGAAATCTCGCTGACCGCCAACGGCGTCTCGCTGTATTTCTCGCTGAAGAACGATCCGGCCACCAAGGCGATCGCCGAGGACAGCGAGCATCAGCTCTTGCCGAAGGGCCTCGCCAAGGTCTCGCCGATGGCGGGCCTGACGCTCAACGCCATGCTGTTCAAGCACAGCCAGTATCCCAATGCCGCGAAGGCGTTCCTGCAATTCATGCTTGAAAAGGAACAATACGAGCCGTGGCTCAACGCCAACTCCGGCTACTGGTCCCAGCCGCTTGTCGCCTATGCCGACTCCGCGGTCTGGTCCGGCGATCCCAAGGTCTCGATCTTCAAGGACACGATGAAGAGCACCTACTACGATGGCTACAAGGGACCGATCTCGACCGCGACAGGTGCGGTCAGCGCCGATTACGTGCTGATCCAGATGTGTGCAGCGGTCGCGACCGGCGCCTCGACCCCGGAAGCCGCGGCCGCGGAGGCGGAGCAGCGCGCGAAGCGGTATTTCCGGCGGCAAGGCCGGTAG
- a CDS encoding sugar ABC transporter permease, which produces MSVTTLPSRGIALRQPGWIARLFDYKPFLIVMCLAPAIGLLAVFLTYPLGLGVWLAFTDTTIGQRGIFVGLENFQYLWTDPLWWGAVFYSVFYTAVATFGKFALGFWLALLLNNHFPLKSLLRAIVLLPWIVPTVLSALAFWWIYDPQFSIISYLLVDVLHIRSTNIDFLGTPWPARFSLIVANIWRGIPFVAISLLAGLQTISPSLYEAAMLDGASAWQRFRYITFPMMMPILAIVMTFSIIFTFTDFQLVYAITRGGPVNSTHLLATLAFQRGIAGGELGEGAAIAVSMIPFLVFATLFSYFGLARRKWQQGEAND; this is translated from the coding sequence ATGTCTGTAACCACACTACCTTCTCGAGGGATCGCGCTCCGGCAACCGGGCTGGATCGCACGCCTGTTCGACTACAAGCCGTTCCTGATCGTGATGTGCCTCGCGCCGGCGATCGGGCTGCTCGCGGTGTTCCTCACCTATCCGCTCGGCCTCGGCGTCTGGCTCGCCTTCACCGACACCACCATCGGCCAACGCGGCATCTTCGTTGGCCTGGAGAATTTCCAGTATCTCTGGACCGATCCCTTGTGGTGGGGCGCGGTGTTCTACAGCGTATTCTACACCGCGGTCGCGACCTTCGGGAAATTCGCGCTCGGCTTCTGGCTGGCGCTGCTGCTCAACAACCACTTCCCGCTCAAGAGCCTGTTGCGCGCCATCGTGCTGCTGCCGTGGATCGTGCCGACGGTGCTGTCGGCGCTGGCGTTCTGGTGGATCTACGATCCGCAGTTCTCGATCATCTCCTATCTCTTGGTCGACGTGCTGCACATCCGCTCCACCAACATCGATTTCCTCGGCACGCCCTGGCCGGCGCGCTTCTCGCTGATCGTGGCCAACATCTGGCGCGGCATTCCCTTCGTCGCGATCTCGTTGCTGGCGGGCCTGCAGACCATTTCGCCATCGCTCTATGAGGCGGCGATGCTGGACGGCGCCAGCGCCTGGCAGCGCTTCCGTTACATCACCTTCCCGATGATGATGCCGATCCTCGCGATCGTGATGACGTTCTCGATCATCTTCACCTTTACCGACTTCCAGCTCGTCTACGCCATCACCCGCGGCGGGCCGGTCAACTCCACGCATCTCTTGGCGACGCTCGCGTTCCAGCGCGGCATCGCCGGCGGCGAGCTCGGCGAGGGTGCGGCGATCGCGGTGTCGATGATCCCGTTCCTGGTGTTCGCGACATTGTTCAGCTACTTCGGCCTCGCGCGCCGCAAATGGCAGCAAGGAGAAGCCAATGACTGA
- a CDS encoding carbohydrate ABC transporter permease has product MTDAAAQSTNVASATPDTMAWDSRARRVMMIYLPLSCFVLILLFPFYWMAITSFKPNAELLNYKEHNPFWISSPTLAHIKHLLFNTAYPTWLKTTMFVAIGSTFLSLFASTLAAYAIERLRFRGSPYVGLGIYLAYLVPPSILFIPLATVIVQFGLFDSPMALILVYPTFLVPFCTWLLIGYFKSIPYELEECALVDGATRLQILRRITLPLAVPGLISAGIFSFTLSWNEFIYALAFIQSGANKTVPVAILTELVTGDVYQWGALMAGSLLGSLPVALFYSLFVDYYVSSLTGAVKE; this is encoded by the coding sequence ATGACTGACGCAGCCGCTCAATCGACCAACGTCGCCAGCGCCACGCCGGACACCATGGCGTGGGATTCGCGGGCGCGGCGGGTGATGATGATCTACCTGCCGCTGTCCTGCTTCGTGCTGATCCTGCTGTTCCCGTTCTACTGGATGGCGATCACCTCGTTCAAGCCGAACGCCGAGCTTCTGAACTACAAGGAGCATAATCCGTTCTGGATCTCCTCGCCGACGCTCGCCCATATCAAGCATTTGCTGTTCAACACCGCCTATCCGACCTGGCTGAAGACCACGATGTTCGTGGCGATCGGCTCCACGTTCCTGTCGCTGTTCGCGTCGACGCTTGCGGCCTACGCGATCGAGCGCCTGCGCTTCCGCGGCAGCCCCTACGTGGGCCTCGGTATCTACCTCGCCTATTTGGTGCCGCCGTCGATCCTGTTCATTCCGCTGGCCACCGTGATCGTGCAGTTTGGCCTGTTCGACTCGCCGATGGCGCTGATCCTGGTGTATCCGACCTTCCTGGTGCCGTTCTGCACCTGGCTCCTGATCGGCTATTTCAAGTCGATCCCGTATGAGCTGGAGGAATGCGCGCTGGTCGATGGCGCGACGCGGCTGCAGATCCTGCGGCGGATCACGCTGCCGCTCGCCGTACCGGGCCTGATCTCGGCCGGCATCTTCTCCTTCACGCTATCGTGGAACGAGTTCATCTATGCGCTCGCCTTCATCCAGAGCGGCGCCAACAAGACGGTGCCGGTCGCGATCCTGACCGAGCTCGTCACCGGCGACGTCTACCAGTGGGGGGCGCTGATGGCGGGTTCGCTGCTCGGCTCGCTGCCGGTCGCACTGTTTTATTCGCTGTTCGTGGATTACTACGTGTCGTCGCTGACGGGCGCGGTGAAGGAATAG
- a CDS encoding TonB family protein, producing MNAFALHDVSDQAGVRRWGASAFAIAAAHAALIALALNWYTQRPVPGVTLPAIMVDMAPASSAPQPTQMDLAPGPVMQQADASPPEPAAAEAVQEQIPPTPPQEKPEVVAPPEQKTEPTPPKPEPAKVEPEKKPSPVKPKVVRADAKKPTDAPPAPRTTASPKAERQAPAASAANAGASAAALASYRQMVAAHLQRFKQYPPAAKAAGQQGTSRVSFTLSRSGGVVSVGLGGSSGHSALDAETLAMVRRAQPFPAFPADVKQSSMPFTAPVAFYIR from the coding sequence GTGAACGCGTTCGCGCTGCATGATGTTTCCGACCAGGCGGGCGTCCGGCGCTGGGGTGCGTCGGCGTTTGCGATTGCTGCCGCGCATGCGGCGCTGATTGCGTTAGCGTTGAACTGGTACACGCAGCGGCCGGTGCCGGGCGTCACCTTGCCCGCGATCATGGTCGACATGGCGCCGGCTTCCTCTGCGCCGCAGCCGACGCAAATGGACCTCGCGCCGGGACCCGTCATGCAGCAGGCCGATGCTTCGCCACCGGAGCCCGCGGCTGCGGAAGCCGTGCAGGAACAGATCCCGCCGACGCCGCCGCAGGAGAAGCCGGAAGTCGTCGCCCCGCCGGAGCAGAAGACCGAGCCGACCCCGCCGAAGCCGGAGCCGGCCAAGGTCGAGCCTGAGAAAAAGCCGTCACCGGTGAAGCCGAAGGTAGTCCGCGCCGACGCGAAGAAGCCGACCGACGCGCCGCCTGCGCCGCGCACCACCGCCTCGCCCAAGGCCGAGCGGCAGGCGCCGGCCGCATCCGCCGCCAACGCCGGCGCATCGGCGGCCGCTCTTGCCTCTTACCGGCAGATGGTCGCCGCGCATCTGCAACGTTTCAAGCAATATCCGCCCGCCGCCAAGGCCGCGGGCCAGCAGGGCACTTCACGAGTCAGCTTCACGCTCAGCCGAAGCGGCGGGGTGGTTTCTGTCGGCCTCGGCGGCTCGTCAGGTCATTCGGCGCTGGATGCCGAGACGCTGGCGATGGTGCGCCGCGCCCAGCCGTTTCCCGCATTCCCTGCGGATGTGAAGCAGTCCTCGATGCCGTTCACCGCGCCGGTGGCGTTCTATATCCGTTAG
- the exbD gene encoding TonB system transport protein ExbD codes for MGAKLGQAIGGRSRGGDDLVEAHEINVTPFIDVMLVLLIIFMVAAPLATVDLGVNLPASAVEPSPRPDKPVFVTVKPDLSVAVGEDVIARDTLTATIDSATKGDKNERIYLRADKAVSYGDLMEVMNLLRNAGYLKIALVGLDGRS; via the coding sequence ATGGGAGCGAAGCTCGGTCAGGCAATCGGCGGACGGTCGCGCGGCGGCGACGATCTTGTCGAGGCCCATGAGATCAACGTCACGCCGTTCATCGACGTGATGCTGGTGCTGCTGATCATCTTCATGGTCGCCGCCCCGCTCGCAACCGTCGATCTCGGTGTCAATCTTCCGGCGAGCGCCGTCGAGCCGTCGCCGCGGCCGGACAAGCCGGTGTTCGTCACGGTGAAACCGGATCTTTCAGTTGCCGTCGGCGAGGACGTGATCGCGCGCGATACGCTGACGGCCACCATCGACTCCGCCACCAAGGGCGACAAGAACGAACGCATCTATCTGCGCGCCGACAAGGCCGTCAGCTATGGCGACCTGATGGAGGTGATGAACCTGTTGCGCAACGCCGGCTATCTCAAGATCGCGCTGGTCGGCCTCGACGGCCGGAGCTAG
- the exbB gene encoding tonB-system energizer ExbB has translation MIRWCGAAGVAAFPSAALAATDVALLPRNLSPWNMFVNADIVVQAVMVGLAFASLVTWTIWLAKTIEVRRKTATARRRLSLLETDTVLAKAEQETRGGSDAVAQIIQSAAREASLSGGHFDDGLKERVALRLERVEAAMSRQIARGTGVLATIGATAPFVGLFGTVWGIMNSFIGISEAHTTNLAVVAPGIAEALLATALGLVAAIPAVVIYNHLTRTIAAHRALLGDASAMVLLLISREGDRGSFRLARAAE, from the coding sequence ATGATCCGTTGGTGTGGCGCGGCCGGCGTGGCCGCCTTCCCGAGTGCGGCGCTGGCCGCCACCGACGTTGCGCTGCTGCCGCGCAACCTGTCGCCCTGGAACATGTTCGTGAATGCGGACATCGTGGTGCAGGCGGTCATGGTCGGGCTCGCCTTTGCCTCGCTGGTGACGTGGACGATCTGGCTTGCCAAGACCATTGAAGTCCGCCGCAAGACGGCGACCGCCAGGCGGCGCCTGAGCCTCTTGGAAACCGATACGGTGCTGGCCAAGGCGGAGCAGGAAACCCGCGGCGGCAGCGATGCCGTGGCGCAGATCATCCAGTCCGCCGCGCGCGAGGCCTCTCTGTCCGGCGGCCATTTCGACGACGGCCTCAAGGAGCGGGTGGCGCTGCGGCTGGAACGGGTCGAGGCCGCGATGTCGCGGCAGATCGCGCGCGGCACTGGCGTGCTCGCGACCATCGGAGCCACCGCGCCGTTCGTCGGCCTGTTCGGGACGGTCTGGGGCATCATGAATTCGTTCATCGGCATTTCCGAAGCCCACACCACCAATCTCGCCGTCGTTGCTCCCGGCATCGCCGAGGCGTTGCTGGCGACCGCGCTAGGTCTCGTGGCGGCGATCCCGGCGGTCGTGATCTACAACCATCTCACCCGCACCATCGCGGCCCATCGCGCGCTGCTCGGCGACGCCTCGGCGATGGTGCTGCTCCTGATCAGCCGCGAAGGCGACCGCGGCTCGTTTCGCCTGGCGCGCGCCGCCGAGTAA
- the hutX gene encoding heme utilization cystosolic carrier protein HutX produces the protein MLSADLAGLKAHMADNPGAVIEDVARERKVSPRAVLEALPESMVRIGAGGEFGAAMNDVAQWGEVTLIVHTDDAIFEFTGSIPAGEVGRGYFNLMQPKGLHGHLRHERCAAIAFVERPFMGKSSAFIAFINVDGGIMFKVFVGRDETRALRGDQLQRFHALSERIAPARAA, from the coding sequence ATGTTGAGCGCGGACCTTGCCGGCCTCAAGGCCCATATGGCTGACAATCCAGGCGCGGTGATCGAGGACGTGGCGCGGGAGCGGAAAGTGAGCCCGCGCGCCGTCCTGGAGGCGTTGCCTGAATCGATGGTGCGCATCGGCGCCGGCGGCGAATTTGGCGCTGCCATGAACGATGTCGCGCAATGGGGCGAGGTGACGCTGATCGTCCATACCGACGATGCGATCTTCGAGTTCACGGGCTCGATCCCGGCGGGCGAGGTCGGGCGTGGCTATTTCAACCTGATGCAGCCGAAGGGATTGCACGGCCATCTCCGCCACGAGCGCTGCGCGGCTATCGCTTTCGTCGAACGTCCCTTCATGGGCAAGTCGTCGGCCTTCATCGCCTTCATCAATGTCGACGGCGGCATCATGTTCAAGGTGTTCGTCGGCCGCGACGAGACGCGCGCGCTGCGCGGCGACCAGTTGCAGCGCTTTCACGCGCTTAGCGAGAGGATCGCGCCCGCCCGCGCGGCGTAG
- a CDS encoding antibiotic biosynthesis monooxygenase codes for MFIAMNRFQVKIGSEAAFETVWRTRESYLSSMAGFVEFHLLKGPVAEDHTLYSSHTVWADKAAFEAWTKSDEFRRAHARADNKTGESLYLGHPKFEGFDVILSERKSSAAA; via the coding sequence ATGTTTATCGCAATGAACCGGTTCCAGGTGAAGATTGGCTCTGAAGCGGCCTTCGAGACCGTCTGGCGCACGCGCGAGTCCTATCTCAGCAGCATGGCCGGCTTCGTCGAGTTTCATCTGCTCAAGGGACCCGTCGCCGAGGATCACACGCTGTATTCCTCGCATACGGTCTGGGCCGACAAGGCCGCCTTCGAAGCCTGGACCAAATCAGACGAGTTCCGCCGGGCGCACGCCCGCGCCGACAACAAGACCGGCGAAAGCCTCTATCTCGGCCATCCCAAGTTCGAAGGATTCGACGTGATCCTGAGCGAGCGCAAATCCAGCGCCGCCGCTTGA